The following coding sequences lie in one Epinephelus moara isolate mb chromosome 17, YSFRI_EMoa_1.0, whole genome shotgun sequence genomic window:
- the si:dkey-171c9.3 gene encoding uncharacterized protein si:dkey-171c9.3 isoform X2, whose amino-acid sequence MQAASADTRVPEPTPEGLKRSRLNIGVLEEFAQNMAENIIQSFISQMDTVEPEVDDRASRFNQNQEMLAEELASAVVEVALKEVCRGRNVQDHHEGLKMDGRRAKNLLYMNESDSKRSTEMDPDKDKDTQPCHPPLSQSGLPVVGSLDYPDAPPTTPLFPELERSRHSFARKLKGGLAKVFLPSPPPPTPKDIEGDSDGGDPQAELMEHLMHSLSTDDLARDYCEVGPHIGAKMEAFAEALSCDIIDWVLSNKNGEQMGDDLHLLAHKLAATIITSSLDEAKMLV is encoded by the coding sequence ATGCAGGCAGCGAGTGCAGATACAAGGGTGCCAGAGCCCACTCCAGAAGGTCTCAAGAGAAGCCGCCTAAACATCGGGGTTCTTGAGGAGTTTGCCCAAAATATGGCCGAGAACATAATCCAGTCGTTTATAAGCCAAATGGACACGGTGGAACCCGAGGTGGATGACCGGGCGTCCAGATTCAATCAGAATCAGGAGATGTTAGCTGAAGAGTTAGCCTCAGCAGTGGTTGAGGTTGCCCTGAAGGAAGTGTGCAGAGGTCGAAATGTTCAGGATCACCATGAGGGATTAAAGATGGATGGTCGACGGgcaaaaaatctgctttatatGAATGAATCTGACAGCAAGAGATCCACAGAGATGGAtccagacaaagacaaagacaccCAGCCCTGTCACCCACCTCTGTCCCAGTCAGGGCTCCCCGTCGTGGGATCTCTCGACTACCCAGACGCCCCTCCAACTACTCCTCTCTTCCCTGAGCTTGAGAGGAGCAGACACAGCTTCGCCAGGAAGCTCAAAGGAGGCTTGGCAAAGGTTTTCCTGCCTTCGCCTCCTCCCCCAACCCCAAAGGACATAGAGGGGGACTCAGACGGAGGCGACCCCCAAGCGGAGTTAATGGAGCATCTGATGCACTCATTGTCCACAGATGATTTGGCAAGAGACTACTGTGAAGTAGGACCTCATATTGGGGCCAAGATGGAGGCTTTTGCGGAGGCTCTTTCATGTGACATCATTGACTGGGTCTTGAGTAATAAAAATGGAGAGCAGATGGGTGACGATCTTCATCTGTTGGCCCACAAACTGGCTGCAACCATCATCACATCTTCCCTTGATGAAGCTAAAATGCTGGTCTAG
- the si:dkey-171c9.3 gene encoding uncharacterized protein si:dkey-171c9.3 isoform X1: MFPVSCLHNLWDVMQAASADTRVPEPTPEGLKRSRLNIGVLEEFAQNMAENIIQSFISQMDTVEPEVDDRASRFNQNQEMLAEELASAVVEVALKEVCRGRNVQDHHEGLKMDGRRAKNLLYMNESDSKRSTEMDPDKDKDTQPCHPPLSQSGLPVVGSLDYPDAPPTTPLFPELERSRHSFARKLKGGLAKVFLPSPPPPTPKDIEGDSDGGDPQAELMEHLMHSLSTDDLARDYCEVGPHIGAKMEAFAEALSCDIIDWVLSNKNGEQMGDDLHLLAHKLAATIITSSLDEAKMLV, from the exons ATGTTTCCTGTATCTTGTCTTCATAATTTGTGG GATGTGATGCAGGCAGCGAGTGCAGATACAAGGGTGCCAGAGCCCACTCCAGAAGGTCTCAAGAGAAGCCGCCTAAACATCGGGGTTCTTGAGGAGTTTGCCCAAAATATGGCCGAGAACATAATCCAGTCGTTTATAAGCCAAATGGACACGGTGGAACCCGAGGTGGATGACCGGGCGTCCAGATTCAATCAGAATCAGGAGATGTTAGCTGAAGAGTTAGCCTCAGCAGTGGTTGAGGTTGCCCTGAAGGAAGTGTGCAGAGGTCGAAATGTTCAGGATCACCATGAGGGATTAAAGATGGATGGTCGACGGgcaaaaaatctgctttatatGAATGAATCTGACAGCAAGAGATCCACAGAGATGGAtccagacaaagacaaagacaccCAGCCCTGTCACCCACCTCTGTCCCAGTCAGGGCTCCCCGTCGTGGGATCTCTCGACTACCCAGACGCCCCTCCAACTACTCCTCTCTTCCCTGAGCTTGAGAGGAGCAGACACAGCTTCGCCAGGAAGCTCAAAGGAGGCTTGGCAAAGGTTTTCCTGCCTTCGCCTCCTCCCCCAACCCCAAAGGACATAGAGGGGGACTCAGACGGAGGCGACCCCCAAGCGGAGTTAATGGAGCATCTGATGCACTCATTGTCCACAGATGATTTGGCAAGAGACTACTGTGAAGTAGGACCTCATATTGGGGCCAAGATGGAGGCTTTTGCGGAGGCTCTTTCATGTGACATCATTGACTGGGTCTTGAGTAATAAAAATGGAGAGCAGATGGGTGACGATCTTCATCTGTTGGCCCACAAACTGGCTGCAACCATCATCACATCTTCCCTTGATGAAGCTAAAATGCTGGTCTAG